Within Synechococcus sp. NB0720_010, the genomic segment GCACTGGAGCCGTTGTCGGAGAAAAACAAGCGCTCGAGGCCGCTCAAGGCGCTGAGGCGGCTGGCGAGTTCTTCCGCAGGGCTGTGGCTGAAGTTGGCAAAGATGACCTGCTCCAGCTGCTGCGCCTGGTGGCCGATGGCTTCAGCAACGCTGGGTTCGGCGTGGCCATGGAGGGTGACCCACCAACTGCTGATGGCATCAATCAGCTCCCTGCCGTCTTCGAGCTGAAGAACGGAACCCTGGGCTCTCACCACCCGAGCCGGCGCGTCGCTGCGCGCCACTTGGGTGATGGGATGCCAGAGATGGGGATGCCAGGCCATGGATCAGGTGATGGCGCTGACGGCCTGTTGCAGAGCCAGGCGACGGTCCAGGCCGGTGCGCTCCGCGGGGAGTTTCTTGTAGAGCCCCAGCTTCTCGAGGCGGCGCTTGGTGGTTCCGCTCGCCCCGACCACAAAGACCTCGCGGCCCTTCTCGATCGCTTCCTCCACGGCGTTCTCCACCGCCAGGGCTGCCGTGACGCCGAGGTGAGAGACCTCAGTTAGGTCAAAGACGACGGCGCGGCAGTCACCAATGGCGTTGTGCTCGCGGCCGATCGCCTTGGCGACGCCGAAGATCATCGCCCCGTTGAGTTGGAAGAGCAGGACCTGACCGCGGGCGGCGTCGAGGAGTTGACGCTCTTCATCACTGATCTCGAGGTCGCCGTCACCGGTGCTGATCGACTTGACGCTCTTGCTCTGCAGGGCGCTCATCTTGTCGATCGTGAGGATGTTGGCGATGAAGACGCCCACGCCCACGGCGGCGATCAGATCCACGAGGACCGTGAGGGCGATCACCAAATACATGATCAGTGCGCCGCTGATCGAGATGCGGTGAGCGCGCCTGATGAAGCCCCAGTCGACGATGTCGACACCCACCTTCAGGGCGATGCCCGCGAGGACGGCCTGGGGGATCTGGGCGGCGACGCCGGTGAGGGCGAGGATCACCACCATCAGGATCAGGGCCCGGCTGATGCCAGAGAGGGCACTGCGGCCGCCGCTCTGAATGTTGACCACGGTGCCCATGGTGGCGCCGGCGCCGGGCAGGCCACCGAAGAGGCCGGAGGCGAGGTTGCCGAGGCCCTGACCGATGAGTTCTTTATTGGAGTTGTGCTCGGTGCGGGTGATGCTGTCGGCCACCACCGAGGTCAACAGGGCATCGATGCAGCCCAGCATGCCCAGCACGGCTGCGTCGACAAACATCAACTGCAATTCGCCCAGCTCAAAGTGGGGAATCTGCAGAGCGGGGAAGCCGGAAGCGATCTCGCCGATGCGGCGAATCTCCTCGCCTCCACCGCCGCCCAGGACGGTGATCGAGAGCAGCGTCCCCACCACCAGGGCAATCAGCTGGGGTGGGGCCACTTTTTTGACGGCCGCCGGGGTCAACCAGAGGATGGCCATCGTCACCACGGCCAGGCTGATCTCGGTGGGCCGGGCGTTGGCGAGCAGCTGGGGCAAGTTGTTGAGGGTGCCCATGACGCCGCCCTTCGGGCTGGCCTGACCGAGGAAGGGTCCCAGCTGCAGGATGATCAGGATCAGGCCGATCCCACTCATGAAGCCCGAGATGACCGTGTAGGGCATCTGGGTGATGTAGCGACCGAGCCGCAGCAGACCGAAGGCGATCTGGAAGAGGCCGGCCAGCATCACAACGGTGAAGGCCATGGCGAGCCCGTGCTCGGGATTGCGGGCCGTCAAGCTCGCGATCACGGCCGTCATCACCACGGTCATGGGACCGGTGGGTTCGGAGATCAGGCTGGGGGTTCCGCCAAAGAGGGCTGCGAACAGGCCCACCAGCACCGCACCCCAGAGGCCGGCCGCTGCCCCGGCTCCTGAGGCGACGCCGAAGGCCAGGGCCATCGGTAGGGCGATCACAGCGGCCGTGACGCCGCCAAAGAGATCCCCTTTGATGTTGTTGGTGCTGATCTGATTCAGCAGGCGAAAACTTGACGCACGTTGGGACGTCGACGCCGGGGTCATGACCACTGTCAATGGGGCCAAAACGCTACGTCTGAGCCGAATCGATTGGGGCTTTGCCGGCAGGGCGTTAGCGAATCGGTCATCCTGAGCCCAGGACTTTGCGCGAGCCATGGGCGAGCCCACACCCCTGGCGTTCCTGGAGGCCAGCTTTGAGCGGGAAGCCCGCCTGGATCAGTCCTATGTGGTGCTCACCGTTGCGGCGAGCCTGATCGCCACCCTGGGACTGTTGGCGGACAGCGCCGCGGTGGTGATCGGGGCGATGTTGATTGCCCCCTGGATCCTGCCCCTGCGCAGTGCTTCCTTCGCGATCCTGGAGGGACGACTGGCCCTGGTGGGCCGTGCGTTGCTGACCCTGGCCGTGGGCGTCGGCATCACGGTGCTGACCTCAGCGGCCCTGGGTTGGGTGGCCAACCTGCCAGTCCTGGGCGATGAGGTCCTGGGGCGCACCACGCCGAACCTGCTGGATTTGGGCATTGCTTTGGTGGCGGGATCGATCGCGACCTACGGCCGCCTCAAGCCGGAGGCGGTGTCATCCGTTGCAGGCACGGCGATTGCGGTGGCCTTGGTGCCTCCGGTCTGTGTCCTGGGCCTGTTGCTGTCGCTTCAGCAGTGGGAACCGGCCAGGGGAGCAGCCCTGCTGTTTGCCGCCAACCTGCTGGGCATTCTTTCGGGGGGATTGCTCACCTTGGTGGCCACCCAGGCGAGCCTGCGCCAGCAGCTCTTCCGCAGTCAGATGGGTCTGGTGAGCCTGCTCCTGACGGGACTGCTGCTGATTCCGCTGACCGGTGGCTTTGTGACGCTGCTGGGACAAGCCCAACAGCGTCAGGCCCTTCAGGAGGTGGAGCGGGCCATCACCGAGAGCCTGCGCCAACGCACCATCACCTTGGGGCGGGATTCGGAATTGACGGACGTCAAGATCGATTGGACGCAAAACCCCCCCTTGATCAAGGCGGCGGTGCGGGTGAGTCGCCCCAACCTGCCCACCCCGAAACAGGTTGCGGCTGTTCAGGACTTCATCAACAAGACGCAAAAGTTCCGCTACCGCCTTTTGGTCCAGCGGGTCTCCATTGACGTGATCGGCCCTGAGACCGAACCCAACCCCGAACCCACCCCCGTGGAAGAACCCCAAGAGGTGGTTCCAGAGAAAGCTGAGCCGGCCGGCATCACCCCTGCTCCAGCGGTCGCCCCGCCGCCCGCGGCTCCGGCCGTGCCGGGGTAACGGCCTGAAGACATTTCGGCTGTTCTGTGCACAATTGGGCCAGTCCGCTGCTGGCCATGCCTGACGCCCTCACCTTTCTGGAGATCGTCGCGGGCATCTTGCTCCTCTTTGGCGGGGGCGAGTTGTTTGTGGCCGGAGCGGTTGCCCTGTCTTTGCTGCTGGGTATTCCTCAGATCGTCATCGGCCTGACGGTCGTTGCCTTTGGCACCAGCGCCCCTGAGCTGTTTGTGAGCTTGCTCTCGACCTTGCAGGGAAATTCCGGCGGGGACTCGATTGCCGTTAGCAATGTTCTGGGCTCCAACATCTTCAACGTGATGGTGGTGTTGGGCGCCAGCGCGGCGATTACCTCCTTACGCGTTCGTAGTCGCTTGGTGCGGCGGGATGTGCCGTTGCTCATCGCCGTGTCGATGGCCACCTGGGCGATGGCCTCATCCGGGAGCTTCTCCTGGGTTGCGGGTCTGGCTCTGTTGACAGCCCTGGTGATCACCCTGGTCTGGGAGGTGCGCTCAGCGCGGGAAGACCACGAGGACGGTCTTGATGACATTGATGCGGAAGGGGCCTCCACCACACCCGTGGCCATCGTCAAATTGGCCCTGGGTCTGGTGTTGCTGGTGGTGGGCTCCCAGGTTCTGATCAAAGGCGCCATCGCTGCGGCCCAGACCCTCGGGGTGAGTGAGGCGGTGATCGGTCTGACGATCGTTTCGGCTGGCACCTCGATGCCAGAACTGGTGACGTCCCTGGTGGCGGCTTACCGGGGTAAGGCGGATCTGGCCATCGGCAACGTGGTGGGTAGCAACCTGCTCAACCAACTCTTGATCCTGGGTCTGTGCGCCCTGCTCTCGGGTCAGGACGGACTGTTGGTCAGCCCTGAATTGTTGCGCCGTGATTTCCCAGTGATGGTGCTGACGACCTTGGCCTGCCTGCCGATTTTCTGGAGTGGCGGCGTGATCAATCGCCTTGAGGGGTGGCTCTTGCTTGGCGCCTACGGCCTCTATTTGGTTGAGCAGATCCTCAGCAGTACGGCGGCTCCGGGTATTGATGAATTCCGCTTGTTCGTCTTGGTGGCAGCTCTCCCCCTGGTGTTGGTCTTCCTGACTTGGACCTCACTGCGCTGGATGCAACAGCGCAAGAGCGTTGGTTAGGAGCAGACAACGCTCGGGAGCATGGACACGCTGACCCCTGCGGCGGTGGCGTCGTTGTAGAGGCTTTCGCTGCTCTGGCGGTTCAGATTGACCTGTCCTGAGCAGATCAAGTCCCAGGTTTCATCGGCGAAGTGGGTTTGCAGCCAGAGCATCCCCATCACCGTGCGGTGCTTGAGGTTGTAGCTCTCTCCGACGGACGTCAGGGTGATGTCCATGGCCCACAAAAAAACCTCCCCCTATTGGAGGGGGAGGCGTTGGACGCTGATGTATCAATACGAACCAAAACCAAAAGCCTTGGTTTTGGGTCGGAATCAGCCTTGGTTGACCTGGGAAGCGGCCTCGGCCTGGCGGTGGTTGTAGTGATGCCCGCGGTACTGCAGATCGACAGTGGCGTCGACGGAAGCCGCTTCGTGACGGAGGGGCGCTTCGAAATGTTGGCCGCGGTAGGCGTGCTCAACGGGAGCGCTGGTGGGCTGTTCGTGGTTGGCGTTGTCGTAGGTGACGCCGCGGTACTGGAGTTTGCTCATGGTGGTCATCGGGCCTCGAAGGGTTGGCTGGTTGTCCGCTTCGTGGGAAGGAGCGTTGCTTCGCCTCGCGGTGGGCTACTTCCGGTGGAGCCAGGCCCAAAGGGGGCTCACTCAACGTTTTGTCCTTCTGCAGCATTTCTAGCTGATGAAGAATGTTCAGAGTGAACAAAAGCCTCTTTTTTGTCTTTTTTGTAATAGTTACTGTGGCCCGTTGAACGTTTTTTCTTCACTTTCCTTCTGCTGCCATAGCGCAATTCCTGATGGACTTGCGAATTGGTAGCGAATGCAACCTTGACGGTGGTCTGTGATGCGGAACATTGGCACCTAATGGCGGTAATCCGTCATCCACCCAGCGACTGCTTTTTGATGACTGTTGCTTCTCCTGTCTCTCGGCCTCGGTCGAAGAGCCTGCAGGAAGCGAGCTTGCTGGAGGCTCCTCAGCTTCTGCTCCGCAAGGTGCGAGGACTGTCCTCCGGCCGTTCGCTGACCTGGCTGGCTTGTGTGCCTCTGGCTCTTTTCGGCCTGGGCGTGTTCAACCTTTCGGCCCGCGCCGCTGAGCTCCCCGAGCTCAACGCAGCGTTCCTGGCCAACAACATGTGGCTCCTGGTGGCCACGATCCTGGTGATCTTCATGAACGCCGGTTTCGCCATGGTCGAAGCCGGGATGTGTCGCCAGAAGAACGCCGTCAACATCCTTGCCAAGAACTTGTTCGTGTTCGCCCTCGCGGTGACCGCCTACTGGTTCATCGGTTATTCGCTGATGTACGGCGGATCCCTGGTGGATGGCTGGCTTTATTTCAACGGCCTCTTCTTTGACCCCACCGTCACCGCTGAGATGGTGACCGAGGGAGCCTTGGTTCCCACCGTTGACTTCCTGTTCCAGGCTGCCTTCGCCGGCACCGCCGCCACGATCGTTTCTGGCCTCGTGGCTGAGCGCGTCAAGTTCGGCGAGTTCGTGATCTTCGCGCTGGTTCTGACTGCTGTTATCTACCCGGTCTCCGGTTCCTGGCAGTGGAATGGCGGCTGGCTGAGCGAGCTGGGCTTCATTGATTTCGCTGGCTCCTCGATCGTCCACTCCGTGGGTGCTTGGGCCGGCCTGGTGGGCGCAATGCTGCTTGGCCCCCGCATCGGCAAGTTCGTGGGCGGTAAGCCCCAGGCCATCCCCGGCCACAACATGTCGATTGCAACCCTGGGTGCCCTGATCCTCTGGATCGGCTGGTACGGCTTCAACCCCGGCTCTGAGCTGGCGATGGACCAGTACGTGCCCTACGTGGCTGTGACCACCACCCTGGCGGCTGCAGGTGGCGCCATCGCTGCCACCATCGTCTCCACCCTGACTTCTGGCAAGCCCGACCTGACGATGATCATCAACGGCATCCTGGCCGGTCTGGTGAGCATCACTGCCGGTTGCGGCAACATGACCCTGGTGGGCTCCTGGGTCGCTGGTGCCGTCGGCGGCATCATCGTTGTCTTCGCAGTCTCCGCACTGGATGCCTCTGGCATTGACGATCCCGTCGGCGCCTTCTCCGTCCACGGTGTGTGCGGCGTCTGGGGCACCCTCGTCATCGGCCTCTGGGGCGTTGATGGCATGGACGTCGGTTCTGCAGGCCTTGGCCTCTTCAATGGCGGCGGCTTCAGCCAGCTCGGCATTCAGGCCCTGGGCTGTGCGGCCTACGCCATCTGGACCCTGGTCACCTGCTGGATTGCTTGGTCCGTGATCGGCGGCCTCTTCGGCGGCATCCGCGTCACTGAGCAGGAAGAGATCGAAGGTCTCGACATCGGTGAGCACGGCATGGAGGCTTACCCCGATTTCGCTTCGGCGAAGTGATCCTCTGAGCTCTGCTCGATGGGCCCGCTTCGGCGGGCCTTTTTTATTGCCTCAGGGCCTTGGCTGGCAGCATGGACGGGCCCAAGGGTGCCGCTTTTGCCCTGCCCCCGCTGCGGTGCGCGCTTGCTCACCAAAACCGAGGAGCGCCCTCCGCGCTTGGTTTGCGTGGACTGCCGGCAGGTCTTGCCCCAGTCGGTCCAGGTGCCGCTCATCACCCTGGTGGTGCGTCACTTTTTGGGCGTGATGCTGCTGCTGGGCCTCGTGGTGGTTCCACTGCTGGTGATGAGTCTTTCGCCCTGGATTGATCGGGTTCCCCGGGCGCCCCGCACCAACTTGAGTGCCATTAGATGAAGTACATCGCTTGCGCCTGAAGCAGTGCATCCCGTTGGGCGAGAAGGTCCGCGAGGGATGTGGACTCCAGTAGGGCCAGGCGCTGTTCCTGCAGTTGGCTCCCAAGCGAGTGCAGCACCTGCTGCTCCAGGCTCTGTTGAGCCGCTGGCTGCGGTTCGGACCTGCCCTCGAGGCAGTCGATTACCTCGGCCAGCCGGATGTCCGCAGCGGGTCTGGCCA encodes:
- a CDS encoding SulP family inorganic anion transporter → MTPASTSQRASSFRLLNQISTNNIKGDLFGGVTAAVIALPMALAFGVASGAGAAAGLWGAVLVGLFAALFGGTPSLISEPTGPMTVVMTAVIASLTARNPEHGLAMAFTVVMLAGLFQIAFGLLRLGRYITQMPYTVISGFMSGIGLILIILQLGPFLGQASPKGGVMGTLNNLPQLLANARPTEISLAVVTMAILWLTPAAVKKVAPPQLIALVVGTLLSITVLGGGGGEEIRRIGEIASGFPALQIPHFELGELQLMFVDAAVLGMLGCIDALLTSVVADSITRTEHNSNKELIGQGLGNLASGLFGGLPGAGATMGTVVNIQSGGRSALSGISRALILMVVILALTGVAAQIPQAVLAGIALKVGVDIVDWGFIRRAHRISISGALIMYLVIALTVLVDLIAAVGVGVFIANILTIDKMSALQSKSVKSISTGDGDLEISDEERQLLDAARGQVLLFQLNGAMIFGVAKAIGREHNAIGDCRAVVFDLTEVSHLGVTAALAVENAVEEAIEKGREVFVVGASGTTKRRLEKLGLYKKLPAERTGLDRRLALQQAVSAIT
- a CDS encoding DUF389 domain-containing protein; this encodes MGEPTPLAFLEASFEREARLDQSYVVLTVAASLIATLGLLADSAAVVIGAMLIAPWILPLRSASFAILEGRLALVGRALLTLAVGVGITVLTSAALGWVANLPVLGDEVLGRTTPNLLDLGIALVAGSIATYGRLKPEAVSSVAGTAIAVALVPPVCVLGLLLSLQQWEPARGAALLFAANLLGILSGGLLTLVATQASLRQQLFRSQMGLVSLLLTGLLLIPLTGGFVTLLGQAQQRQALQEVERAITESLRQRTITLGRDSELTDVKIDWTQNPPLIKAAVRVSRPNLPTPKQVAAVQDFINKTQKFRYRLLVQRVSIDVIGPETEPNPEPTPVEEPQEVVPEKAEPAGITPAPAVAPPPAAPAVPG
- a CDS encoding calcium/sodium antiporter, with amino-acid sequence MPDALTFLEIVAGILLLFGGGELFVAGAVALSLLLGIPQIVIGLTVVAFGTSAPELFVSLLSTLQGNSGGDSIAVSNVLGSNIFNVMVVLGASAAITSLRVRSRLVRRDVPLLIAVSMATWAMASSGSFSWVAGLALLTALVITLVWEVRSAREDHEDGLDDIDAEGASTTPVAIVKLALGLVLLVVGSQVLIKGAIAAAQTLGVSEAVIGLTIVSAGTSMPELVTSLVAAYRGKADLAIGNVVGSNLLNQLLILGLCALLSGQDGLLVSPELLRRDFPVMVLTTLACLPIFWSGGVINRLEGWLLLGAYGLYLVEQILSSTAAPGIDEFRLFVLVAALPLVLVFLTWTSLRWMQQRKSVG
- a CDS encoding DUF4278 domain-containing protein, whose amino-acid sequence is MTTMSKLQYRGVTYDNANHEQPTSAPVEHAYRGQHFEAPLRHEAASVDATVDLQYRGHHYNHRQAEAASQVNQG
- a CDS encoding ammonium transporter — encoded protein: MTVASPVSRPRSKSLQEASLLEAPQLLLRKVRGLSSGRSLTWLACVPLALFGLGVFNLSARAAELPELNAAFLANNMWLLVATILVIFMNAGFAMVEAGMCRQKNAVNILAKNLFVFALAVTAYWFIGYSLMYGGSLVDGWLYFNGLFFDPTVTAEMVTEGALVPTVDFLFQAAFAGTAATIVSGLVAERVKFGEFVIFALVLTAVIYPVSGSWQWNGGWLSELGFIDFAGSSIVHSVGAWAGLVGAMLLGPRIGKFVGGKPQAIPGHNMSIATLGALILWIGWYGFNPGSELAMDQYVPYVAVTTTLAAAGGAIAATIVSTLTSGKPDLTMIINGILAGLVSITAGCGNMTLVGSWVAGAVGGIIVVFAVSALDASGIDDPVGAFSVHGVCGVWGTLVIGLWGVDGMDVGSAGLGLFNGGGFSQLGIQALGCAAYAIWTLVTCWIAWSVIGGLFGGIRVTEQEEIEGLDIGEHGMEAYPDFASAK
- a CDS encoding Rrf2 family transcriptional regulator, producing MELPQARPLPFNAKTSYGLLALIELAGIQAQGGRLQVSVIAQRQGIPERYLEQMMTSLRKGGLLNSSRGPKGGYQLARPAADIRLAEVIDCLEGRSEPQPAAQQSLEQQVLHSLGSQLQEQRLALLESTSLADLLAQRDALLQAQAMYFI